CCAAAGGTTTCCGCAGTACGGCGGACCAGTTTTTTCAGTTTGTCCACCATATCCAGCAGCAGTTCATCGTCGTAGGACCGAAGGGTACCCATGAGCTGTACCTTGTCACAGACAATGTTGAACTGTTTGCCGGCTTTCACGTTCTCAAAGCCAAGGACCAGCGGCCGCAGAGGGTTATTGACCCGGCTCACCAGCGTCTGGGCCGCCTGGATCACTGCAGCAGCCGCTACAATAGCATCCTTCCCCAGATGGGGTGTGGAACCATGGGCCGATACCCCATGGACCGTAATGGTAAAGTCGATTTCATTTTCACGTTCCGTTTGTAATGGCATAAGACAGATCCTTTCATACTGAAAAACAAGGGAAGAACCCACCGCCCCTGTGCACCAGCACGGGGGCAATGGGTTCCGGAAGTCAATGCATCAAATAGATCCCGCCACCAGGGCCCAGAGGCAGATTGAAGATCACCCACACGGCCAGCAGGATGGCCCAGGCAATGGCAAAAGAGAAAGAGTAGGGAATCATATTGGCAATGATGGTCCCCATGCCGATATTCTTTTCATACTTCCGGGCAAAGCCCAGGATCAACGGGAAATAGGAAAACAGAGGAGACAGCGGATTGGTCAGAGAATCCCCGATCCGATAGGCCACCTGGGTCAGAGCCGGATCATAGCCCATCAGCATCATCATGGGCACCATCACCGGTGCCAGGATGGCCCATTTGGCAGAAGCGGAACCGATGAACATGTTGATGATACAGGAAACGATGATCAGGCCAAAGATCAGAGGCAGGCCGGTGATACCGGCATTCTTCAGTCCTTCAGCCCCGTTGATGGCCAGCACCACGCCGATGTTGGACCAGGCGAAATAACTGGTGAACTGGGCACAGAAGAAGCACAGCACAATGTAGGAAGAAATGTCCTTGAAAGCCTGGGAAATATCCGCCCACATATCCTTGTCGTTATGGTACTTGCCGGAGGCAAAACCGTACACCACCCCAGGTACGAACAGGACCAGAGTCACCATCAGGATGATCCCTGTCATGAACGGGGACTTGGGATCCATGATGGAATGGGTCTTGGGATCTCCCAGCAGGGGATCCGCCCCCACACACATGAGCACAATGACCACCAGAGTGATCAACCCTGCCAGCAGGGCCTTGTTCACAGCTTTCTTTTTCTGATCCGTCATTTCCCGGATGGATTCATCCAGTTCATACCGGCTCAGATCCGTCCCGGCAAAACGGGGTGCCATGATCCGTTCCGTGACGAACGTCCCCACCAGGGACAGCAGGAAACAGGATACCACCAGGAAATAGTAGTTGATGGCAGGAGACTGCTGGTAGTTGGGATCGATCATCTTGGCGGCGGCTTCCGTAAAGCCATAGGCCAGAGAGTCGGACATGCCCAGCATCACGTTGGCACAGAACCCGGCGGCCACACTGGCGAACCCGCAGAATACACCCAGCAGCGGATGCCGTCCCATGCTCAGGAAAATCACCCCGGCAACCGGTGGCAGCACCACGAACGCGGCATCGCCGGCCACATTGCCGTTGATACCGATGAAGATGATCACGAAGGTCACAATGGCCGGAGCGGCATCTCCCAGCATTTTCTGCATAAAAGCAGCCAGGAAACCGCTCTTTTCAGCCACGCCGGAACCGATGACACACACCAGGACCATGGCCAGGGGAGCAAAGTTGGCAAAATTGGAAACGGCCTTGCTCCACATCATCCGGAAGCCGGATACGGACAGCAGATTGACGATTTTGATTTCCTTCCCCGTTCCCGGATGGACCGCCGATACCCCGGCACTTCCCAAAATGGC
This is a stretch of genomic DNA from Acidaminococcus timonensis. It encodes these proteins:
- a CDS encoding peptidase dimerization domain-containing protein, with the protein product MPLQTERENEIDFTITVHGVSAHGSTPHLGKDAIVAAAAVIQAAQTLVSRVNNPLRPLVLGFENVKAGKQFNIVCDKVQLMGTLRSYDDELLLDMVDKLKKLVRRTAETFGCSSELTLLPEGGTC
- a CDS encoding AbgT family transporter — encoded protein: MDCFLNWIERAGNKLPDPVSLFVLLSIIVLILSAILGSAGVSAVHPGTGKEIKIVNLLSVSGFRMMWSKAVSNFANFAPLAMVLVCVIGSGVAEKSGFLAAFMQKMLGDAAPAIVTFVIIFIGINGNVAGDAAFVVLPPVAGVIFLSMGRHPLLGVFCGFASVAAGFCANVMLGMSDSLAYGFTEAAAKMIDPNYQQSPAINYYFLVVSCFLLSLVGTFVTERIMAPRFAGTDLSRYELDESIREMTDQKKKAVNKALLAGLITLVVIVLMCVGADPLLGDPKTHSIMDPKSPFMTGIILMVTLVLFVPGVVYGFASGKYHNDKDMWADISQAFKDISSYIVLCFFCAQFTSYFAWSNIGVVLAINGAEGLKNAGITGLPLIFGLIIVSCIINMFIGSASAKWAILAPVMVPMMMLMGYDPALTQVAYRIGDSLTNPLSPLFSYFPLILGFARKYEKNIGMGTIIANMIPYSFSFAIAWAILLAVWVIFNLPLGPGGGIYLMH